A genomic segment from uncultured Marinifilum sp. encodes:
- a CDS encoding Nramp family divalent metal transporter: MSEVKKNKSLLKKIIAIILSFGPGIFAIGYTIGTGSVTSMIVAGSTYGMQLLWVLLISCIFSGVLMFAYGNYALISGETALYGFKKHIKGGKILAILIIIGISFGQWNSLMGILGISANMLYEILAMNFEGLIAYKYETVLTIAILVIGVFYGLMMVGKYSFFEKILVIFVTLMGLSFIFSLFFVFPLPVDIVKGLIPTIPDVPGGKMMTAAFVGTTMAAATFLSRPLFVRGKGWTIKNLKEQKKDSIVAAILVFVISGSVMAVACGALYYSGKPVTQVLDMANTLEPIAGNLAVTIFFFGTLSAGLSSIFPCLLIAPLLIADYQSGELDTSSRQFKIITFIACLVALIVPVFGANPIEMQILSQVFNVFVLPVVVLGIILMVNNKKVMKNYKTNIGVNIGLFAALFFSCVISYTGILGIIEAL; encoded by the coding sequence ATGTCAGAAGTCAAAAAAAATAAATCATTATTAAAAAAGATAATTGCAATAATTTTAAGCTTTGGGCCAGGAATTTTTGCAATTGGATATACCATAGGAACAGGTAGCGTTACCTCTATGATAGTTGCAGGAAGTACTTATGGAATGCAATTATTATGGGTTTTACTAATCAGTTGTATTTTTTCAGGTGTTTTAATGTTTGCCTATGGTAATTACGCTTTAATTTCGGGAGAAACAGCTTTATATGGTTTTAAGAAACATATTAAAGGAGGGAAAATTTTAGCTATTTTAATAATCATTGGAATCTCTTTTGGTCAATGGAACTCATTAATGGGAATATTAGGTATTTCGGCCAATATGTTGTACGAAATTCTAGCCATGAATTTCGAAGGATTAATAGCATACAAATACGAAACTGTACTTACAATTGCCATACTCGTAATTGGTGTTTTTTATGGTTTAATGATGGTTGGGAAATATTCTTTCTTCGAGAAGATATTAGTCATTTTTGTTACTTTAATGGGGCTTTCCTTTATTTTTTCTCTGTTTTTTGTTTTTCCTCTTCCTGTTGATATTGTAAAAGGATTAATTCCAACAATTCCAGATGTGCCTGGTGGTAAAATGATGACTGCGGCATTTGTTGGAACAACTATGGCGGCAGCTACATTTTTATCGAGACCACTTTTTGTAAGAGGTAAAGGGTGGACCATTAAGAACTTAAAAGAACAAAAAAAGGATTCTATTGTAGCCGCTATATTGGTATTTGTAATTAGTGGATCGGTTATGGCTGTTGCTTGTGGGGCTTTATATTATAGTGGGAAGCCAGTAACTCAGGTATTGGATATGGCAAATACCTTAGAACCAATTGCTGGGAATTTAGCCGTAACTATTTTCTTTTTTGGAACTTTAAGTGCAGGACTTTCTTCTATTTTTCCTTGCTTGTTAATTGCTCCTTTATTAATTGCCGATTATCAGTCTGGTGAATTAGATACAAGTTCACGACAGTTTAAAATTATAACTTTTATAGCCTGTTTGGTAGCATTAATAGTGCCTGTTTTTGGTGCCAATCCAATCGAAATGCAAATTTTATCTCAAGTATTTAATGTTTTCGTTTTACCTGTTGTTGTTCTAGGAATTATTCTAATGGTCAACAATAAAAAAGTAATGAAAAACTACAAGACAAATATTGGAGTAAATATTGGCTTGTTTGCTGCACTCTTCTTTTCATGTGTTATTTCATACACTGGAATTTTGGGGATAATAGAAGCATTATAA